From the genome of Bosea sp. Tri-49, one region includes:
- a CDS encoding CaiB/BaiF CoA transferase family protein — protein sequence MQPLSDLLVLDFSTLLPGPMASLFLAEAGARVIRIERPDGEDMRRFPPRFGETSAPFAALNRGKKSLAIDLKAPDALERLTPLIEQADIVIEQFRPGVMARLGFGYEALKALNPQLVYCSISGYGQDGPRAFEAGHDINYQAIGGLLGQSLARGRQAPLPPTLVADIAGGAMPAVINILLALRERDRSGQGCHLDIAMTDAMLAFAWYALAQGQASGRYPAGGEGLLTGASPRYGLYATADGWFLAVGALEEKFWAGFCEGIGLGVELRDDQRDPAATMAAVAAIIASRPAEHWRVTIEPLDCCCTVVRTLDEALADPQLTARGLLDRQVEEPGGRRMVSTPLPLAPVFRDAAPALRASPPIGDYEI from the coding sequence ATGCAGCCGCTCTCCGATCTCCTCGTCCTCGACTTCTCGACCCTGCTGCCCGGCCCGATGGCGAGCCTCTTCCTCGCCGAGGCCGGCGCGCGCGTGATCCGGATCGAGCGGCCGGATGGCGAGGACATGCGCCGCTTCCCGCCGCGCTTCGGCGAGACCTCCGCCCCCTTCGCCGCCCTCAACCGCGGCAAAAAGAGCCTCGCGATCGATCTCAAGGCACCGGATGCACTGGAACGCCTGACCCCGTTGATCGAGCAGGCCGACATCGTCATCGAGCAGTTCCGGCCCGGCGTGATGGCCCGGCTCGGTTTCGGCTACGAGGCGCTGAAGGCGCTCAACCCGCAGCTGGTCTACTGCTCGATCAGCGGCTACGGCCAGGACGGCCCGCGTGCCTTCGAGGCCGGTCATGACATCAACTACCAGGCGATTGGGGGGCTGCTCGGCCAGTCGCTCGCGCGCGGCAGGCAAGCACCTTTGCCGCCGACTTTGGTCGCCGACATCGCCGGCGGCGCCATGCCGGCGGTGATCAACATCCTGCTCGCCTTGCGCGAGCGCGACCGATCCGGCCAGGGCTGCCATCTCGACATCGCCATGACCGACGCGATGCTCGCTTTCGCCTGGTATGCGCTGGCGCAGGGCCAGGCGTCGGGCCGCTATCCGGCGGGCGGGGAGGGGCTGCTGACCGGTGCCAGCCCGCGCTACGGCCTCTATGCGACGGCGGATGGCTGGTTCCTCGCCGTCGGCGCGCTCGAGGAGAAGTTCTGGGCGGGCTTCTGCGAGGGTATCGGCCTTGGCGTAGAGCTCCGCGATGACCAGCGCGATCCGGCAGCGACGATGGCCGCCGTCGCCGCAATCATCGCATCCCGGCCGGCAGAACATTGGCGGGTAACAATCGAGCCGCTCGACTGCTGCTGCACTGTAGTCCGGACACTCGACGAAGCACTGGCCGATCCGCAGCTGACGGCGCGCGGTCTGCTCGATCGGCAGGTCGAGGAACCGGGCGGGCGACGCATGGTCTCGACGCCGCTACCGCTCGCGCCTGTCTTCCGTGACGCTGCGCCGGCGCTGCGGGCGAGCCCGCCAATCGGCGACTACGAGATTTGA
- a CDS encoding AEC family transporter, producing MADIASLFNLVAPFFGLILLGFLVGRYKRLPGEGLAWMQFFLIYVALPCLFYRLIADKPLSELTNWGFVAVTTLATFCAFVLSFALGWRHNHGAMPQAVMQGVAGSYSNIGYMGPPLILAALGPAASAPVVLIFVFDNLLLFSLIPFLMALAGVEKRSFAATAREVAWRVVSHPFNIATIVGVLAAFLKLELPTALDKMTLWLSQAAAPCALFLLGVTVALQPMRRMPGELPALVAIKLLLHPLLVWLLLSALGNFSAPWIYAAVIMAALPPALNIFVISTQYRVGIERASACILVGTIVSTVTLTGFLWLVKTGRMPADLFP from the coding sequence ATGGCCGACATCGCCAGCCTGTTCAACCTGGTCGCGCCCTTCTTCGGGCTGATCCTGCTCGGCTTCCTCGTCGGCCGCTACAAGCGCCTGCCGGGGGAAGGGCTGGCCTGGATGCAGTTCTTCCTGATCTATGTCGCGCTGCCTTGCCTGTTCTATCGATTGATCGCCGACAAGCCGTTGAGTGAATTGACGAATTGGGGGTTCGTCGCGGTGACGACGCTTGCGACCTTCTGCGCCTTCGTGCTCTCCTTCGCGCTCGGCTGGCGCCATAACCATGGCGCCATGCCGCAGGCGGTGATGCAGGGCGTCGCCGGCTCCTATTCGAACATCGGCTACATGGGCCCGCCCTTGATCTTGGCGGCGCTCGGTCCGGCCGCCAGCGCGCCGGTGGTGTTGATCTTCGTCTTCGACAATCTCCTGCTGTTCTCGCTGATTCCGTTCCTGATGGCGCTGGCCGGCGTGGAGAAGCGCAGCTTCGCCGCAACGGCCCGCGAAGTGGCCTGGCGGGTCGTCAGCCATCCCTTCAACATCGCGACCATCGTCGGCGTGCTTGCGGCCTTCCTGAAGCTCGAATTGCCGACCGCGCTCGACAAGATGACGCTCTGGCTCTCGCAGGCTGCTGCGCCCTGCGCGCTCTTCCTGCTCGGGGTCACGGTGGCTTTGCAGCCGATGCGGCGGATGCCAGGCGAATTGCCGGCGCTCGTCGCGATCAAGCTCCTGCTGCATCCATTGCTGGTCTGGCTGCTGCTATCGGCGCTCGGCAACTTCTCGGCGCCCTGGATCTATGCCGCGGTGATCATGGCGGCGCTGCCGCCGGCGCTGAACATCTTCGTGATCTCGACGCAGTATCGCGTCGGCATCGAGCGCGCCTCGGCCTGCATCCTCGTCGGCACCATCGTCTCGACGGTGACGCTGACGGGCTTCCTGTGGCTGGTGAAGACGGGCAGGATGCCGGCCGACCTCTTTCCCTGA
- the recJ gene encoding single-stranded-DNA-specific exonuclease RecJ, with translation MISGQNRLFLGVGHSALGRPWRDRLDTAGLAQAEALAQVEGIPDTLARIMAGRGVAANEAQLYLEPKLRDLLPDPSVLRDMDRAAARLAQAAISGEKVAIFGDYDVDGACSAALLAGFLAEAGAKPRIHIPDRLIEGYGPNAEAIAMLAGEGATLLVTVDCGTTSHEPLQQAVRLGLDIVVLDHHQAPELLPSVEALVNPNRQDDLAGLGHLCAAGVVFLTLVATNRELRRRGAWRAKGNEPDLLAALDLVALATVADVVPLIGLNRAFVRQGIAMMRTRQRLGLAALLDIAGLDGPVQPWHLGFLLGPRINAGGRIGDAALGARLLLTRDEVEARTIAAELNRLNQERQEIERAAVEEAVAEVEHRFEDAASHPVLLVSSADWHPGIVGLIAGRLKERFRRPAFALARNGDGGATGSGRSIAGVDLGSAVRQAVEAGLAVKGGGHAMAAGVTLAPGQEGAFANFVSERLASGVASSREAEALLIDAAISAGGANPRLLAEIDQAGPFGAGCPEPVFVLPAHRLTEVIEVGAGGHLRIKLRSGDGATIGGIAFRAAREPLGQALLAARGESVHLAGTLTLNRWGGSERAELRVVDLARPA, from the coding sequence ATGATCTCCGGCCAGAATCGCCTGTTCCTCGGCGTCGGGCATTCGGCGCTCGGACGCCCCTGGCGCGACCGGCTCGATACCGCTGGCCTCGCGCAGGCCGAAGCGCTGGCGCAGGTCGAGGGCATACCCGACACGCTGGCGCGCATCATGGCCGGTCGCGGCGTCGCCGCCAATGAGGCGCAGCTTTATCTCGAGCCAAAGCTGCGCGACCTCCTACCGGACCCTTCCGTATTACGTGACATGGACCGCGCCGCTGCGCGGTTGGCACAAGCGGCGATATCAGGCGAGAAGGTCGCGATCTTCGGCGATTACGATGTCGACGGCGCCTGCTCGGCGGCGCTGCTCGCCGGCTTCCTCGCCGAGGCGGGCGCGAAGCCGCGCATCCATATCCCCGACCGCCTGATCGAGGGCTATGGCCCCAATGCCGAGGCGATCGCCATGCTCGCCGGCGAGGGGGCGACCCTGCTCGTCACCGTCGACTGCGGCACGACCAGCCATGAGCCGCTGCAGCAGGCGGTGCGGCTGGGGCTCGACATCGTGGTGCTCGACCATCACCAGGCGCCGGAATTGCTCCCGAGCGTCGAGGCACTGGTCAATCCGAACCGGCAGGACGATCTTGCCGGCCTCGGCCATCTCTGTGCCGCCGGCGTCGTCTTCCTCACGTTGGTGGCGACGAATCGCGAATTGCGCCGCCGCGGTGCCTGGCGGGCAAAGGGAAACGAGCCTGACCTGCTCGCGGCGCTCGACCTCGTCGCACTCGCAACCGTCGCCGATGTCGTGCCGCTCATCGGCCTCAACCGCGCCTTCGTACGTCAGGGCATCGCCATGATGCGAACGCGCCAGCGGCTCGGTTTAGCGGCGCTGCTCGATATCGCCGGGCTCGACGGCCCCGTACAGCCTTGGCATCTCGGCTTCCTGCTCGGACCACGAATCAATGCCGGCGGGCGCATCGGCGATGCGGCTCTCGGGGCCCGGCTGCTCCTGACCCGCGACGAGGTCGAGGCGCGCACCATCGCCGCCGAGCTCAACCGACTCAACCAGGAACGCCAGGAGATCGAGCGGGCTGCGGTCGAGGAGGCAGTCGCCGAAGTCGAGCATCGCTTCGAGGATGCCGCCTCGCACCCCGTGCTGCTCGTTAGTTCGGCCGATTGGCATCCGGGCATCGTCGGATTGATCGCCGGGCGCTTGAAGGAGCGCTTCCGCCGCCCGGCCTTTGCGTTGGCGCGCAATGGCGATGGCGGCGCGACCGGCTCGGGCCGCTCGATCGCCGGCGTCGATCTCGGCTCGGCGGTGCGGCAGGCGGTCGAGGCGGGCCTTGCGGTCAAGGGCGGCGGCCATGCCATGGCGGCCGGTGTGACATTGGCGCCGGGGCAGGAGGGCGCCTTTGCGAATTTCGTCAGCGAGCGGCTGGCCAGCGGCGTCGCCAGCTCGCGCGAGGCCGAGGCGCTGCTGATCGACGCGGCGATCAGCGCCGGCGGGGCCAATCCCCGCCTCCTCGCCGAGATCGATCAGGCCGGGCCGTTCGGCGCCGGCTGCCCCGAACCGGTCTTCGTGCTGCCGGCGCATCGCCTGACCGAAGTCATCGAAGTCGGCGCGGGCGGGCATCTGCGCATCAAGCTGCGCTCGGGCGACGGCGCCACCATCGGCGGCATCGCTTTCCGCGCGGCGCGAGAGCCCCTCGGCCAGGCGTTGCTGGCGGCCCGTGGCGAAAGCGTGCATCTCGCCGGCACATTGACGCTGAATCGCTGGGGCGGCAGCGAGCGGGCGGAGCTGCGCGTGGTCGATCTCGCCCGGCCTGCCTGA